The sequence GAGATCACACTTTCGGACTCACCGGGACAGGCCTTGAAGAAGTGGCGGCAGAGTTTCGACATCCCCCAGGGATTGCTCGCCGAGCGTCTTGAGGTCTCTCCCTCTGTTATCAGCGACTACGAAAGCGGACGGCGAAAGAGTCCGGGAACCGCCATCGTCGGCAAGATTGTCGACACGATCCTCGCGATCGACGAGGACAACGGTGGCCGGTTCATCAAAAAATTTGCGAAAATTCTGTACAGCGAATTTGACGAAGACGTCATTTACGACATCCACGAGTATGCATCCCCCGTTGGCCTCCCTGACTTTGCAGGCGTCATCGGTGCAGTCACACTCTGCGGCCCGATGGACCAGACCATCTACGGGTATACGGTGATCAACAGCCTCAATGCGATCCTCCAGCTCTCTTCGAGCGAGTTCAACCGCATCTACGGCTGGAGCACGGAACGTGCTCTCATCTTCACCGATGTCTCAACCGGGAAGTCACCCATGGTGGCGATCCGGGTCACGCCCTTCAAGCCGCGTTGCGTCGTGCTGCAGGGCATCAGACCGGAAGAGGTGCATCCACTGATCCCGGGCCTTGCAGAGCGCGACCGGATCACGGTTCTCTGCACACAGATGGATGTCGAGACGATCATCAGTTCTCTACGAGGAGAGTTATGGTAGGTATTTATTCGTACGGCGTCTACATCCCGCGATACCGGATAAAAGTCCCGGAGATCGCTCGGGTATGGGGCGGCAATGCAGACGACATCACCAGGGGCCTTGGGGTCTTTGAGAAATCTGTCCCCGACCTGGATGAGGATACCGCAACGATCGCTGTCGAGGCGGCCCGTGCAGCCCTCCGGCGGAGGACCATCGACCCAGAGGCGATCGGCGCCATCTACGTGGGAAGCGAGTCGCACCCCTACGCGGTCAAACCCACCGCATGCACGGTCGGCGAGGCGATCGGGGCGACGCCCAACATGACCGCCGCTGACTACGAGTTTGCGTGCAAGGCGGGGACTGCAGGCCTCCAGACCTGTATGGGGCTTGTCAGGAGCGGCATGATCCCGTTCGGGATCGCAATCGGTGCTGATGTGGCACAGGGTGCTCCCGGAGACGCGCTTGAGTATACGGCGGCGGCCGGCGGGGCTGCGTTCGTCATCGGTGAGGGAGA is a genomic window of Methanoculleus bourgensis MS2 containing:
- a CDS encoding helix-turn-helix domain-containing protein, translating into MKSGVRHQLAEKMAGEITLSDSPGQALKKWRQSFDIPQGLLAERLEVSPSVISDYESGRRKSPGTAIVGKIVDTILAIDEDNGGRFIKKFAKILYSEFDEDVIYDIHEYASPVGLPDFAGVIGAVTLCGPMDQTIYGYTVINSLNAILQLSSSEFNRIYGWSTERALIFTDVSTGKSPMVAIRVTPFKPRCVVLQGIRPEEVHPLIPGLAERDRITVLCTQMDVETIISSLRGELW